The genomic segment TTGGCCAGTACCGAAGAGGTACAGCCTCCGTGGAATGGCCTGATCCGGTTTGGGTGGTACAGTCGGAACATCACCGCGAGGCAAACAATTCCGGTCAATCCAGCGCGCCGACCTATCCGCGCTTATGAGGAGGTTAACGATGTCGCACCGAACGGTTCCTCTTCTCGCCCTGATGACAGTTCTGGTAGCGGGGTTACAAGGGTGTACGACGATGAATCAGCCCGGTTCTTCCACGACGTTGCCAAGTAGTGCCTTCTTCACCATCGAAGCGACCGAGCTGAAGTCGCTTCAAGCCATCGCCCATGCACAGGACTCCCGCATGAAGAGTTGCCATAAAGGTCCCGCCTGTGAAGAGGCGTATTACACGCGTGGTCTGGTCGCGCTCTTTGAGAATCGAGCCGATGCGGTTACGGTATTTCAGGAACTGCACACAGCCATGCCGAACAGCCGCTATGAGGCGGCGACGACGGGCTGGCTCAATCTCTTGCAGGATACGGCGCCATCTTCCAAGCACCATCAGGCGTTAATGGCTCAGTTGAAGGAGGAAGTGCTGCATAATCTTCTGGAGCGTTCTGACTTAACGGCGCTGCGGACTATGAAGGACCACGACCGGCGGGTTGCAGAGCTCAAGTAATGAACGATTGAGAGCTATAAGCCTGGTGTCTCCTCCGGCCGGCATGCGTCGCATGCCGGCCGAATCTGTCTCTGTCTCTGCCTCTGTCCCCCCATTGCTCGCCTCCGCCAGTTGAATAGAGATCTCTCTAGTCCACCCTCTCTATACATATAGTTGAGTTTGCACAGACTCGCGGCTACACTTTGCCTGGGTAGATTCGGGTTGCGTCTGGGCGTATCCCTGGGTGAGAGGTGCATATGCGTCTGTTCATTATGACCTTCGCGGTATCCGTCATGCTGTTTGTCGGAGTCTGGTCGGTGCGAGCGGCCGAGCCACCGTCGGGGGCGGATGGCAAGGCGGGCGGGGCTGAGACGATCACAGGGCAGGATGGTGCGCCGATGGTGTTGGTTCCAGCCGGGCCTTTTACGATGGGGAACAACGATGGGCTTCCCGCCGAGCGCCCCGAACATGTGGTGACCCTCGACGCGTATGCCATCGATCGATATGAAGTGTCGCTGCAACTCTATCGAAAGTTTCTTCAGGCTGCGAGATATGATGCGCCGCCGACCTGGGATGATGAAGCGGCGGAGACGGTCGGCGATCGTCCGGCTGTCGGGATGAGTTGGGAGGATGCGGCGGCCTATTGTGCCTGGGCGGGGAAGCGACTCCCGACAGAAGCTGAATGGGAGAAGGCGGCGCGTGGAACCGATGGCCGTCGGTACCCGTGGGGCCCCATGCAGCCGTTTGTGGACATTGCCAACTACAATCGTGGCGTGTGGGTCAGCGAAGCCATCACGTTGGTGAGTGTGGCGGGTGGGGTGGAAGGAATGAGCGTCCGCCACGGCCTGAAAGCCGGGGGGCGTAGTCCATACGGTCTCCATCACATGGCGGGGAATGCAGCTGAGTGGGTAGCCGATTGGTACGATCGCACTTACTACGGCAAGAGTCCCGACAAAAATCCGATGGGTCCTGCCAACGGCGAGAAACGGGTGATTCGCGGCGGGTCCTGGGCCGATTTGCCTGTGGCGTTAAGTGCGTCCTCGCGGGTCTCGGCGGAGCCTGGTTTTCAGGACCGCACCATTGGATTTCGCTGCGCGATGGATGCCAAGAAATAGAGCCGGGGGTACGCCCCAAGGCTTTCGTAAGTTTCCTAATTCGTGGTTATGCCTGATTCAGGTGCCCCATCGTCTGTTCCATCGCCAAACAGAAAGCATAAGGCCGTCGCCGCGTTCGCGGCAGGGCTTGTGTTCCTGGTTGCGCTGGCGGGAATCCGCAATATCTCGCCTCCACCTGATTCAACCCCGGCTATCCAGAATATTGACCCGAACATGGTGCCGTTGGTGACCGGGGATGAACCGATTCAGGAACTCTTTGTCCGCGCCGGCTGTCCGGTTTGCCATCAGATTCCCGGCATTGCGGGCGCGAAGGGCCAGGTAGGTCCGCCGTTGTGGCTGGCGAAGACCGGAGCAAGTCGCCTGGCCGATCCGCAGTATAAGGGCCAGGCGCAGACGGTTCGTGAGTACATTGTGGAATCAGTGGTATCGCCGGGGATCTATGTGGTACCCGGGTTTCCGGCGAACACGATGCCGACCTGGTACGGACGAAAGTTGAGTGCGGGTGCCTTAGATAAAATCGCATCCTATCTCGAACAGGCGGGGGAAGAGCTTCCGGCAGGGCGTCCTTAGGCCGATCTTCCGATCAATTGCGTGATGTGCTCTCGCGCAGGAATGGCTCCCGAGGATCAGGGGCCTCAACATTCTGACCCTCAGCGTTTCTTGCTCCCGCCTTGGCCCATTTGTCCCTGAATCTGGAACCCCTTCTCATCCCGGTCGTTCTTGTCCAGGAGAGCCGCCACTGCATCGTCGCCCTTCAATCCCGCCAGTTTAATTTTCAGACGAAGATTGTTGGCGCTGTCGGCATTGATCAACGCTTGTTCAATACTGATCTTCCCGGCCTTATAGAGTTGCAACAGCACGTGGTCGAATGTCTGGCAGCCTTCGTCGATGCCTTGCTCCATCGCCTCTTTCAGGGTATCGATTTCAGAACGTTTGATGAGGTCCTTGATGCGCGGCGTATCCAGCATGATTTCGAGCGCAGGCACGCGGCGGCCGTCGAGGGAGGGAATCAATCGTTGAGAAATGATGGCTCGCAGGTTCAATGAGAGCTGCAGGTAGATCTGCGCGTGACGTTCGACCGGAAAGAAGTTCATGATGCGTTCGATCGATTGATTCGCATTATTCGAGTGCAACGTTCCGAGGCAGAGGTGTCCGGTTTCAGCGAAGGTGATCGCGGCTTCCATGGTCTCCGTGTCACGGATTTCACCGATGAGAATGACGTCCGGTGCCTGGCGCAGGGTATTTTTCAATGCGTGTCCGAAGGAATGGGTATCGAAGCCGACCTCGCGTTGGGTGACGATCGATTTCTTGTGGTGATGGACGAATTCGATCGGGTCTTCCACGCTGATGATGTGGCCGGCATGCACCGTATTGCGGTGGTCGATCATCGCGGCGAGGGACGTGGATTTGCCGGAGCCGGTCGCACCGACCACCAGTACCAGCCCTCGCTTGGTCATAGCGATGTCTTTGACGATGGGCGGTAGATCAAGCTGCTCAACGGTCATGATCTCCGCTTTGATGTGGCGGAACACCAGTCCGACATTGCCCTTCTGCCGGAAGATGTTCACGCGGAAGCGGCCAAGGTCTTTGTAGTACAGGGCGAGGTTCATCTCCATCTTCTCTTCGAACTCACCTCGCTGTTGGCCTCGCATGAGGGCCAGCGCCAACGACTCGAGCTGCTCGTTCGTGAACGGCGGGGCATCGGTCCGATGTGTCGAGCCATGGATGCGGTAAATGGGGGGCGCATCGACGGTGAGATACAGGTCGGACGATTCCTGCTTGACCATTACTTCGAGAAGCGTGCGAACATCCATGAAATGCCTCTTTCCAATACTGTGGGAAACCCGTTCTGGTTGCGTGGAGTGCCCGATTAGGCGGCGCCTCCTGCCGCGGCGCTGAAGAGATTGGGATTCATGCTGCGCGATTGAGCCTCAGCTTTCGTCACCAGTCCTCGTGTGGCCAGATCGACCAGGGCCATGTCCATGGTCTGCATGCCGTCTTTTTGGCTGGCTTGCATGATGCCGGGAATCTGGTGGAGTTTGCCCTCGCGGATGAGGTTCCGCACCGCAGTCGTACCGACCATGATTTCCACCGCCGCAATCCGGCCGCCGCTCTTCTTCTTGAGCAGGGTTTGAGTCAAGACCGCCTCCAGCGTTTCCGAGAGCTGTGCGCGGACTTGGGCCTGTTGGTTCGGAGGGAAGGCGTCGATGATGCGGTCGATGGTTTTCGGGGCGCTGGACGTGTGCAGGGTCGCAAAGACCAGGTGTCCGGTTTCGGCAGCGGTCAGCGC from the Nitrospira sp. genome contains:
- a CDS encoding SUMF1/EgtB/PvdO family nonheme iron enzyme translates to MRLFIMTFAVSVMLFVGVWSVRAAEPPSGADGKAGGAETITGQDGAPMVLVPAGPFTMGNNDGLPAERPEHVVTLDAYAIDRYEVSLQLYRKFLQAARYDAPPTWDDEAAETVGDRPAVGMSWEDAAAYCAWAGKRLPTEAEWEKAARGTDGRRYPWGPMQPFVDIANYNRGVWVSEAITLVSVAGGVEGMSVRHGLKAGGRSPYGLHHMAGNAAEWVADWYDRTYYGKSPDKNPMGPANGEKRVIRGGSWADLPVALSASSRVSAEPGFQDRTIGFRCAMDAKK
- a CDS encoding c-type cytochrome translates to MVPLVTGDEPIQELFVRAGCPVCHQIPGIAGAKGQVGPPLWLAKTGASRLADPQYKGQAQTVREYIVESVVSPGIYVVPGFPANTMPTWYGRKLSAGALDKIASYLEQAGEELPAGRP
- a CDS encoding PilT/PilU family type 4a pilus ATPase; translation: MDVRTLLEVMVKQESSDLYLTVDAPPIYRIHGSTHRTDAPPFTNEQLESLALALMRGQQRGEFEEKMEMNLALYYKDLGRFRVNIFRQKGNVGLVFRHIKAEIMTVEQLDLPPIVKDIAMTKRGLVLVVGATGSGKSTSLAAMIDHRNTVHAGHIISVEDPIEFVHHHKKSIVTQREVGFDTHSFGHALKNTLRQAPDVILIGEIRDTETMEAAITFAETGHLCLGTLHSNNANQSIERIMNFFPVERHAQIYLQLSLNLRAIISQRLIPSLDGRRVPALEIMLDTPRIKDLIKRSEIDTLKEAMEQGIDEGCQTFDHVLLQLYKAGKISIEQALINADSANNLRLKIKLAGLKGDDAVAALLDKNDRDEKGFQIQGQMGQGGSKKR